GTAGCTCCGGTATCGGAGTTGGAGTACATGCGAGCGGAGATCGCAGCCTTCCGGGAACAAGCCAGAATTGATCTGGAACAACAAAGAACCGATAGGGAAACAAACTGCCTTTCGTAACAAAGACTGCAGGAACTGGAAGACGAAAACAACGCCCTGGCCCGAGCGCTGGACAGGAGGCACCAGCACAATGAGGCACTCACCCAAGCCCTGGCTAGAGCATCCCAAATAGCAACAGACGTAAATGCTGCTCCAGTAATGACAGGCCCCGGTCTCGCCCCAACCCCATTCACGGAAGGCGGTCAGCAGATAATCCAGGTACCGATAGACTTTCTCCCAGAAAGCTTGAGGCATCTACCACCTCCACTGTTACCACAGCCAGTTCAAAATAACCCGCCGGTAACTGACCCAAACATAGCGTTGCTTTTAcaaatgagcaactctttgcGTGCCCTGCAGGCAAGGGTAGAGGCAACGGAGAGTAGCCACACCCGGAGAGCCCTGACCACGTACGAGGATCGTCTGGGTCCCTTCACCCAACAAGTAAGAGGTGCCATTCGAGTGAATATATCAAAGCCACTGAAGATTGACTATACGGGAGTCAGAGACCCATACCAACACCTACAGGCCTTCCGATCGCAAACAAGCGCCAAGGGGTATACAAATGAAGTCTGTTGTAATGTGTTCCAAGAAACCTTGTCAGGGgaggctttgagttggttctacgaactACCGGCCGGTTCTATAGGGAACTTCAGGGAATTAGCTGACAAGTTTGTAGCTCGATTCATCTTGCGTACCGATGGGATACACACCCCTAAAGGGCCTGTTGAAAGTCCAGCAAGGGGAGAATGAAACTTTGAAGTCTTTTGTTAATCGATGGCAGGCGGCTACCGCTAAGTGCCGGGATCTTAATAAGGAACTGGCGGAGCTGGCTTTCAGGAGGGGCTTAAGGCATGGAGAATTTCTCTATGATATTAATCATAACCCTCCAGCTAACTACGATGAGCTGATGGCTACGGCCATCAGACACGCCCAGGCTGAATTCGAAACGTATGGGGACACCCCCAGACCAGAGCTAAGGGTTTCCACCCTGGCCCCGGTGGTCAGGGATGAACCACGAAAGAGGGTGTGGGACCATAGTCAAGACCGGTCATCCCTTTCCTTGAGCAAGAGAAGCAAAGAGTCCTCGTCCAGGTCCAACAGTTACGGAACCACCCAGCCTCACCAGGAGCAGAGGGCACAGCAAGCCCCgcgaacaccaccaccaccccggtaTGAGGTGTTCACTATCCTCAACGCTTCGTATTAGACTATTTGGAACGAGAACAAGGATGAGATACCTGGACCACCACCGAGAAACTTCCCAAAGAGTAAACTTACCCAGTAGGATACCAGAAGGTTCTGTACGTATCACGAGGATGCCGGGCACAATACCAATCTCTGCGTAGCTTTAAAAAATACTATCGAGTCACTTATCCAGAGGGGCAAGCTTCAGCTGTACTTGCCTGCTAAAGATAAGAGTTATAGACGTGTAAGGCCAGATCTTCACGATCCACGGTGGGGGCCCGAAAGAGCTACCTCCCCAGAGGAAGAAGCGAAACTCTAATTTCGGTCACCCGGAAGTTTTCAAATTCCACAAGGTCCTGCTACCAGAGTTAGGCACCGGGTGGAAATCCATCACATTCCTGCAGGACGAGGAAGCTGATCTGAAgatgccccatgatgatcccttcctGATCATGCTCCAAATGGACCATTACATAATGTCCCAGGTACTCGTGGATACCGGGGCCTCGGTTAGAGTATTATTTCACGACGCATACAAAGCTTTGAACAGGGGAAGAGCTAAGCTGTCACAAGATAATGAGCCCCTCATTAGCTTTTTAGGAGATATCATCCAGCCACTCGGATCAGACTACCTATCGATCACGGTAGGGGAGAGTCCGaattgttcaaccatcaaaacagagttcattgtAGTCGACTGTGCCTCATCCTATAATGCTATCCTGGGTCGACCGGCACTCTGGCGTCTAAAAACCTTCATTGCGGGTCACATGTTAGTAATGAAGGTGCCGACCCCGGTTGGCACCGCCACCATTCGGGGTGATCAGGCTGCGGCAAGGCAATGCTATTCTTTGACCGTATCTCGTGGCAAAGGGAAGTATGAGATGTTGCCCGTAGCTACTAACCCTCTGACAGACAGATACGAAGACCCCAGAGACGATACCGACGCTGACTAAGAACGGCCCGGTGCCGTGGAGGACATTGAAGAGGTAGTACTATCGGAGCAGTTCCCGGACAGGACCGTCAAGGTAGGCACCAAGCTGCCTCTGGTAATCAGGGAAGAATTGATTTCGTTCCTCGCTCTAACGCATCAGCTTTCGCCTGGTCATGCGAGGATATGCCTGGTATACCAACTGAGATAGCCACGCACAACCTCAGCATTATTCCTTTCTCGGCACCTGTAAGACAAAAGCGTAGAGCCTTCACACACGACAAGTGCCGGGCTATCCAGGTTGAAGTGAAGAAGTTGATGGCCATCAACTTTGTCAGGGAAGTGACATACCCTCGATGGTTAGCCAACGTGGTCATGGTACCAAAGAAATCCCCAGGatcatggcgcatgtgtgtgaactacacaaatctcaactgagcatgccctaaggatagcttcccgctcccACAAATTGACCAACTAATTGACTCCACTGCTGGATACCGGTTACTCAGTTTCATGGATGCGTTCAGTGGATACAAccaaattcgaatgaaccctACAGACGAGGAGCACACTGCCTTCACCACAGACAAAGGTCTCTATTGCTACCAGGTCATGCCCTTCGGATTGAAGAATGCAGGCGCcacttatcagcgacttgtcaactccatgtttgaaGAAGTCATCGGTACTATCATAGAGGTATACATGGACGATATGCTGGTAAAAAGTTTAACCTTAAAGGATCACGTAACCAACTTCTCAATTTTTTTCGCCATCATATTACGGAACGGTATGCGGCTTAACCCACAGAAGTGCATCTTTGGGGTCGAGGTAGGAAAGTTCCTCGggtacatcattagccacagGGGAATTGAGGCTAATCCAGAGAAGGTACAGGCTATATTAGACACGGTATCCCCAACCTACCGAAACGAGGTCCAATCTCTTACAGGTAAAGTAGCCGCCCTGTCAAGATTCGTCTCCAGGTTGACGGACAAGTGTACTCCCTTCTTCAGGCTGCTAAAGACCCAGCACGTAAAGGTAATAGCTTGGACCGCTGAGCACGAAGCTGCTTTTCTTGGCCTAAAGGCATACTTAGCCGAGGTACATCTACTTTACAAACCTGTCCCAGGAGAAATGCTCTACATTTATCTTGCGGCATCTTCGTCGGCCTTGAGCTCCGCTCTGATTAGGAAAGACTCTGATTGCGAGTACCCGGTGTACTACGCTGGAAAAGGTTACACTGGTGCAGAATCCAGATACCTGGATGTTGAAAAAATAGCATTAGCCCTCCTGGTATCGGCCCGGAAGCTTAGACATTACTTCCAGGCACACTAGATCACTGTTTTCACTAATCATCCATTAAGGCAGGTTCTGCAAAAGCCAGAGACGTCGGGCAGAttaattaaatgggccatcgaATTGGGGGAATTCGATATCAAGTACCAACCCCGGACAGCTATTAAGGGCCAGGCAGCggcagattttattttcgagccAATTCCCTCTCATAACCCGCCCCCGGGATCTCCTGGGCCACCAGCCCCGGATCCACCTCCACCAAGCACTTGGCGGTTGTATGTTGATGGAGTGTCTAACAAAAGGACAAGTGGCGCCGGTATCCTACTAATTAGCTCAGACGATCAAGTCTACGAGTATGCCCTTAAATTTGCCTTCAAGGCATCCAACAATGCCgcagaatatgaggcactcatagCAAGTCTACAGATCGCCTGGGAACTAGGTGTCCAGCACCTCAGTATATCCAGCGATTCTCAGTTAGTCGTGAACCAGGTCAGCGATAACTTCGAGGAAAAGGAGTCCCACATGTCCTCTTACCAGGCCTTAGCTCAGGCACAGGTTCAGAGATTTACCTCCTATACTCTCACCCAAATACCGAGAGCAGAGAACGACAAGGCAGACGCCCTCGCTAAGATTGCGGCAACTTCCCCAAGTCCTACCTACGGGGCCACCAAAGTCGAAATACTAGAAAGGCCTAGCACTTCTAAAACGGTGTCAGAAATATTCACGGTGGACCACACAACCTCCTGGATGGCCCCAATCTTAAAGTACATGGTGGACGGTCTAGCACCAGACGATAAGGTCGAGGCCAGGAGACTCCAGTTAAGGTCAGCTCAATATACGATCATGAACGGAAAGTTATACAGAAGAGGTCACTGCTTCCCCAACCTGAAGTGTGTAACACCGGAGGACAGccacaaaataatgaaggacatACACGCTGGTGTATGCGGTAACCATGCTGGAGCCCGGTCACTTACACACAAGACCCGAAGAGCATGATAtttctggccaaccatgtcggcccTAGCTCAAATAATATCTAGTtcttgccacaagtgccaaatgtatgcaaatatccCCAGGGCACCGCCGCCCTTTTAATCTTCCTTGCACCTTGGCCATTCTGCCAATGGGGCCTGGACCTAATAGGAAAACTTCCCACAGCAATGGGACAATTCAAATACGCCATTGTCGCTGTagactaccaaacaaagtgggtagaAGCAGAACCTCTTGTCGCTATCACCACGGAAAAGGTAAAAAACTTCctgtggaagaacatctactgcaaGTTTGGGGTCCCGGACACCATAGTCACGGACAACGGTACCCAGTTCGACAATGACGAGTTGAGGGCTTACACTGAAAACTTGGGCACTAGAATCCTCTATGcatccccggctcacccccagaccaatggtcaggtcgaagctgtcaacaagataatcaagaggTTACTGAAGAAGAATCTCGATGAGGCCAAGGGTCTTTGGGCTGCTAAACTCCCGGAGGTATTGTGGGCTATTAGGACCACGGCAATAGAGGCCACCGGAGAGACCCCCTTCTGCATGGCTTTCGGATCTGAAGCGGTTCTCCCCATTGAAACACAAATTCAGAGTCCCAGGATCGAATACTTCAATGCAGGTACCAACTCAGAGGGCCTACAGCTCGATGCTGATTTACTCGAGGAACGTAGGGATGTGGCACACATGCATAACTTGGCAAACAAGCGGAGGATAGCTCGTTATAATGATGCCAAGGTACAGTCCCGGACATTAAAATTGGGagactgggtcatgaagcagGTCTACCCAGAGCCCCGCAGGCTGGATCCATCTTGGACAGGCCCTTACGAGATCGTCGAAGAGGTAGGCCCCGCAACCTTTTACATCCAGGACACTAACGGAGTCGTTTCCCGGCATCCATAGAATAATCAGCGCCTACGGTACTATTACAAGTAGCTCCCAGAGCATCTTGTCCTAGCTTTAGCTTTTTGACCATACAACTATGGCAAACTACCCATCGGGTACTTATTCTGTATTAACCACCATGTGGTacttgaatggaaaaatgaattattcagaccatttctaGCACTTTTTTACCTACACGGGGCATTCCCGGACATAGCTATTGTCAGTTACTCTATTCCGGTAATAAGTGATGCAAGTAAATGCTCAAGGCTAGGtataaaaccctagaaattttaattccttttcaATTCCCATTCAAGTTCAAACATTTCCAGGCAAAGGAATTAAGTCATTGTTCAAGACAATGACAatttctactaaaaaaaaaaggggtgatGGTTATATAAATCTGTTCCCAGGGGACTACTGCTCTCGAGCGGTACTCCGGGATCCACCGGCACCAGACTCGGCTGCCACCTCTtggcctttcttcttcttctcaaggAGTCCCCGCCTGAATTTGTTTTCATCTAGATACCCAGCTGCCACCCACTCCTTGAACTTCATAATCACGGCCTTGTCTTGAGCAGCAATCAACATATCAATGAGCTGTTGAGAGCCCTTGTACTCCTCCACGGCCTCGCGCCTCTCCACGAGAAGGCGCTCCTCCAGATGATCTGCCCTCGCCTTCCAGGACTTGGCTGAGTCTGCAGCTTCCTTTTCAGAGTTCCGGGCACTCTTCACCTCATCCCTCGCCTCAGACATTTCGCCCTCAAGCTCCGCAATTCGTCGCTTCGCTGCATCCAGCTCGGTAACCATCGGAGTCAAGGACTTAATCTTCTCTTTCAGGGAGTCCCGTTCCTTCTCCAGCTTGGCTTTCTCCCAATGCAGATACTTCACCTGCCCGGAGAGATTGCTAACCTCCTCCTTCAGGTGCGTATCTTCCTCGCTGGCATCAATCGCGTACACATTGAAGAGTGCCTGCAAACATACCGTTAGCAAcaccgtaaaaaaaaaaaaaaaaaaaagtgttagaCAAGGGTAAAGCTATCCCATACCCGCATCATTGACTATTGGGCAAGGCGCCGATTCTCTTGTGGAGTATTATCTTTGGCCCGCACCTGATGGAGGTCTATATCCTTCAGGTCGGTGAGCATGGACCTCACGAACTTCTCATCAGCAACCCCGTACTCACTCAACAGCTATTTAATGGGCTTCTTGGGGATTACCGGTATGGCAGGGGACAACATGCCGAGCGAGAGCGACGACTCAGGTCCCGAAGGATTTTTCTTCTGCCTCTTCACCTCGGATTCTTTGACATCCCGGCCGGTATAGGTCACCTCCTGCTTATCCTCGCTTCGATGCCGGTGTCTATGCGATCTTTTCTTCTCACCGGGAAGTAGGACTTCATCGCTACCAGCGGACCGAGAAGAGAGAGATACAGCGACCGGTACCTTTTCCCTTCCGGGATCAGCTATGGTGACCACATCCCCGGCAGAGGGCTGCTCGACTTGGGTCACGGAAGCATCAGGATCAGGCTCCCCATATCCTTTATAAGTAATCTCCAGTAGGGCTTCTTCAACGGATAGACCTATAGCCTTCGAGTCCAGGTCGACTTCAATGTGAAGGGCGTCTTCTCCCTGGCTCATCAGCATGTCCATCAACTAGTTGTCGTCCATCCAGTTGTCCTTCTTACCTTTTCGGGGCTTCCTTTTCAGCGCTTTTGCTACAGTCAGTTAGAAAGTTAGTAAGACAAAAAGGACACGGTGACATACACATCCACATTAACAGAAATGTAAGCCTCACCGGGGAGTCTCCCTAACCCTAGCCTATGAAGTATAGAGTACTGGATGAATCTATAAGAGCTTCTCTCCTCCTCACTCCAAACAGCATATACCCGGGCTATCCTTTTCCTTTCCACATAGGATAATGAATAGACCTGGTCCCCGATAGCTTGGAAAGTACCGGTCAGGTGCCACTTCCTATTCTTAATTTGCCACCGCCTTCCAGCAAGAAATACCTTATTTCTCCACATTTTGCGCATTGAGGTAGGCATATCAGTAACTAAAGGCTCGTAGTCCCTGGCGGCAAACGTCAGGGTACCTATACACGATTGCTTCCTTGAGTACAGAACCCTGTGTACCGCGCGGAATTCATTTATGGAAGGCCACCCTTGctggcacaagtcccacatggccATCATACGAAGTATTTGTCGCACTGCATTCGGGGTCAACTGCTCCGGTGACAGGTTCAGCATCCGCAAGAGATACTGTAGGCAACGGGGCAGCGGTAGCGATAGCCCTTGGTGGAAATGGTTCTCGTGCAGTGCCACCCATCCCGGGGAGGATTCGCAGCCATCTCTCCAGCCGTTAGAGGCCTAAGCTCTACCTCGTCCGGTATTCCCCACTTCAGTCTCATGGCGATAATCTCCTTCATAGTCATACTTCTCCCGGGTTCGTCACATACAGTCTCATCCACTAAAGTGTACCTGGGTTTCGGGATGCCCTCGGGAATAGCCACTGTAACTACCGGTGCCTCCGCAGATCCACCCTCACTCTCACCTTCGTCAGTCTCCTCACTACTCTTCGAGAACACCCTAGTCGATGATCCGGTATGCTCCGCTAATTCCTTCCCGGTTCTATTTCGCGCCAGGTACCGGTTGATATCCGCTTCCGCTTGCCTCGCAGAAGACTGATACGACGATCCTGCATCCCCGGCCTTGgtttctgattccatcctaaGAACTATGTCAACCGGGACCACAAAATTCGCTATATCTGGAACCAAAAACACTAGGATTAGCCTAAGTTCAGGATCTAGGGCTTGGTAAAAGTGCGGATCAACCCCCACTTTCAGaacccagaaaatcaaacaaaaacaacaacaaaacaaacccagaaacactTACACACCCAGAAATACCTAATCGGCCGTAGCGATTTTTACCCACTTTCACACACTATTCACTCCAAATAGATCAGAAAcacaagaaaaatcaaagaaacgCAAATCCCACACAAACCggacaaaacccagaaagatgCAAACCCA
Above is a genomic segment from Rosa chinensis cultivar Old Blush chromosome 3, RchiOBHm-V2, whole genome shotgun sequence containing:
- the LOC112194667 gene encoding uncharacterized protein LOC112194667; translated protein: MPGIPTEIATHNLSIIPFSAPVRQKRRAFTHDKCRAIQVEVKKLMAINFVREVTYPRCGYNQIRMNPTDEEHTAFTTDKGLYCYQVMPFGLKNAGATYQRLVNSMFEEVIGTIIEVYMDDMLVKSLTLKDHVTNFSIFFAIILRNGMRLNPQKCIFGVEVGKFLGYIISHRGIEANPEKVQAILDTVSPTYRNEVQSLTGKVAALSRFVSRLTDKCTPFFRLLKTQHVKVIAWTAEHEAAFLGLKAYLAEVHLLYKPVPGEMLYIYLAASSSALSSALIRKDSDCEYPVYYAGKGYTGAESRYLDVEKIALALLVLQKPETSGRLIKWAIELGEFDIKYQPRTAIKGQAAADFIFEPIPSHNPPPGSPGPPAPDPPPPSTWRLYVDGVSNKRTSGAGILLISSDDQVYEYALKFAFKASNNAAEYEALIASLQIAWELGVQHLSISSDSQLVVNQVSDNFEEKESHMSSYQALAQAQVQRFTSYTLTQIPRAENDKADALAKIAATSPSPTYGATKVEILERPSTSKTVSEIFTVDHTTSWMAPILKYMVDGLAPDDKVEARRLQLRSAQYTIMNGKLYRRGHCFPNLKCVTPEDSHKIMKDIHAGVCGNHAGARSLTHKTRRA